One Pseudomonas sp. B21_DOA genomic window, CGCTTGCGGGCTATGGCATCACGGATGGGATGACGCGTGCCGAGATTACCGGCCAGGTCAGTGCTCGGGTGCTCAGTGACGGCATTACTTGGGCAGGGTTTGCCAGTAATGATCCGAATCAGCCCTATATGCGGCGTACTTCCGATAACGGCGTCTATCTTTTGCAGCCTCGTCTGGGGTTCACACCGGTTCGCCAGGGCGGAGGAAACTTCCAGTCGAACAATACGGTAATGATCGGCTGGGCGGCCGACGGTACGTCTCTGCGAGCACAAGTCGATGCAACTGATTTGGGCAGCATCTGGACCGACGGCATCGGTAATGCCAAAGCGGTCGCTGCGCAATCAACCGCCGAAGCAGGAGTGGTCGGTTCTTATGCGTTGTTAGTCGTTGGCGGAGGAGGCGCTACAGGGCCGGGCGCACTTGCTGCCGGCGTCAACTGCCGGTTCACGGCCACCGACGGTTCTGCCTGGGGCGGCGCACCTGCCGGCACTTGGCGAATCATGGGGGCAATCCGAAATGCCGACGGTGCCAGCCCTGACTCAACTGTTCTATGCCTGAGGGTTTATTGAAATGATGACAATTCTGAGTGCGCGTCAGCCCTGCTGGAACGACGTGGAACATACCTCGTTGAACCTGTTGGTAACTTTCGAAGAGACCAGAGAATCATTGGGTGAAGTACCTTTTACGGCTTCGCCGAACGATCCGGAGCGTCACGGTCGAGAATTGTTTGAACGGGCAGCTGCTCTGGAATACGGCGACATTGCCGAACCCGACGAAGAACAACTGAAAGATGCAATGCGTATGAAATCTTCCGCGCTCTCGGCGCTGGCTTCATCGATGATCGCAAAGTTGCAGGGTGACTTGAGCACTCTGCAGGACTCCGAGGCGCTGGGCATGGCCACAGATGAGGAAATCACGCAGTTGCCATTGACTCAGGCAAAACTTGATCTCTGGAGAAAGTACCGGGTACTGCTTTCAAGAGTCGAAAGCCAGCCCGCTTTTCCTCGCGCGGTCGATTGGCCACCGCAGCCTGATTGAATGTTTGGTGCATGAGCCGAGTACATGGCCCTTAGAATGCTGCACAGCATTTTTGCTACTTGCAGAGCGGTCGCAAGACCGGGCCGGCTGCGTGCACTCTCGGCGTCGAATGAATAACAGCCGGAGACTAAAAATGGATTATCCAAAGAGTGTGCCCAATATCGGACTGGTCAATGGCAGGTTCGTGGATGAAAACCTTGCAAGCGGAGCGCCGGGCTCGCTGATTCCTGCTGTGTGGGGTAATGGCGTAACGCAGGAAATTCTGAGTGTTGTGCAGGCGGCAGGTCTAACGCCGGACGAGACGACCAATGATCAATTGCTGGGCGCACTTCGCAGTCCGGCGCTGTTTTTGACTGCTGCCCAGTTTGATAAAGGTCGGTCAGTGGCCACTGCGGAGTTTGTTCAGCGTGCGTTGGGCAATTACGCAAGTGCACGGGGAATATCCGCCGCAACGCAACTATCGATCGCTGATATCGGCTGCTCGATCGGAATGGGCGGGACCGTTACCTATACCGTTACCCTGCCTGACGTCGCCTCGGTACCTGATGGTGCGAGTATTGGCCTGCACTGCCGCAACAGCGCACCGGTCACGGTTGCGAGTAAGTCCGGTGCACAGATCAGCCCCCAAGGCGCCTATCTGACCTCGATTGTGATGAACAGCGGGGAGAGCGCCAACTTTGTCAAAGAGAGCGGCATCTGGACTGTTTACGGTACCGCCAGTTTGAAATATGCCGCGCTGTTTTCCGGAATGGTCAGCAATCCCGGGTATCAAAAACACGCCAGTGGCAACATCGATCAGTGGGGCACGGGGATATCGAACGCCGAGGGGGATGTCTACGTGACATTTCCGATGACGTTTCCCAAGGCATATTTCTCGCTGGTGGCGACACATACGGGGGCGATGCGGCGATGGTTGCGGTAACGGCGTACAGCGCAAAGGGCTGCACACTGAGAATTCGCAATGCTGCTGGTCAAGTCAGCGCCGGTTGGTCGGTGAATTATTTTGCAAAGGGCTACTGAATGAACCCCTTCACCGTTTTATTCAGCGCCAGCACCAAGGGCGCGTATGTGCCGGGTATCAATTCGACGGATATTCCCGATGACGTAATCGAGATTCCTCAGGGCTACTGGATCTCATTACTGCAACAGTTGGCGGTTACGCCAAAAATGATTGGCGTGAGCGAGGCTAACGGCTACCCGATTCTGGTCGATCCACCGCCACCCTCGCCGGATGCAGCCGCTGACGCCGAGCGCGCCTGGCGCACGGCCCAGCTGGCCGCCACTGACGGTTTGGTGGCGCGTGACCGGGACGAACTTGAGGACGGCGGCGGTACCACGCTGACTACCGAGCAATACACACAATTGCAAGTCTATCGTCGTGAGTTGCGTGACTGGCCGCAGGGATCATTTTTTCCGTTCAGCGAGTATCGGCCGTTGGCTCCGGGGTGGTTGGCTGCTGCAATCTGAAGCAGCTTGATCAAGGCTCTATTGCCTGAAAACTTCAGAAAGAAATGGCTGGCAAGCATCAGCCGTCAACCGTGATTCAATCGGGGCAACATCCAGGGAGGATCAAGCATCATGCAATTAACTGAAAAACACCTTATCGACATCATGCCCAACGCCCGCTCCCAAGCGGGCGTTTTTGTTTCGGCACTCAACGCCGCCATGGCCAGGCATCGCATCGATACGCCCAAGCGCATCGCCGCGTTTCTGGCACAGGTCGGCCACGAGTCGGGCCAATTGCGTTACGTGCGCGAACTGGGCAACAACCAATACCTGAGCAAATACGACACCGGCACGCTGGCGCTGCGTCTGGGCAATACGCCCGAGGCGGATGGCGACGGGCAAAAGTACCGAGGGCGTGGACTCATTCAAATCACCGGTCGCGCCAACTATCGCCAGTGTAGCCTCGGCTTGTTTGGCGATGAGCGTCTGTTGGCATTGCCCGAGTTGCTCGAACAACCGCAGTGGGCGGCCGAATCGGCGGCATGGTTCTGGGCGCAGAAGGGCCTGAACGAGCTGGCCGACGCGGACCAGTTCAACACCATCACCCGGCGTATCAACGGTGGGTTGAACGGTTTGCAGGATCGTCTGGAAATCTGGGGGCGGGCGAGGGCGGTACTATGTCCGGCTCCTGGCGGGTGATTGGTCTGTTGTTGCTGGTGGCCGGAGCTTTCGTCGCGGCGTGGCAGTTTCAGGACTGGCGCTACGGGCGGCAATTGGCCGAACAGGCGCGGTTAAACGCCGAGACGCAGAATCAACTCACCCAGACCGCCTTGAGCGCGCAGCAGGCCGAGCAGGATAAACGCCTGGCCCTGGAGCAACGGCTCGCGGCGAGTGAACAAACCCATTATCGAGCGCTGAGCGATGCCCAACGTGATCAGGATCGCCTGCGCGATCGCCTTGCTACTGCCGATGTGCGGCTGTCAGTCCTTCTCGACGCCGGCGACGTTGCCCACGGCTGCGCGGTGCCAGCCACCGCCGGCACCGGCGGCGTGGATTCTGCAACCGTACGCGCCCGACTTGACCCGGCGCATGCTCAACGAATTATCGCCATCACCGACACCGGGGACCGTGGATTGATCGCTTTGCAGGCTTGTCAGGCCTACGTCAGAGCGTTGGCGCCCGAACATTTTGAATGATTCTGTGTATTGAAAGCGCGTCCGGCTCGTGTACGGTGAAGGCATTCCACACGATCCGGAGCTCGCCGTGAAAGAGACCACCCAACTGGCCGCAGAACTGGGCCGACGTCTGCAAATGCTCAATGCCCACGTTACTACCGCCGAGTCCTGCACAGGCGGCGGGATTGCCGAAGCGATCACGCGGATTCCCGGCAGTTCGGCCTGGTTTGAAGCGGGTTACGTGACATATTCCAATCGACAGAAAACCCGGCAGTTGACTGTGCCGGGCGATTTGTTCGAGACGGTGGGCGCGGTCAGTCGTGAAGTGGTCGAGGCGATGGTGCGCGGTGCGCAGCAGCACAGCCTGGCGCATTTTGCCGTGGCGGTCAGCGGTGTTGCCGGTCCCGACGGCGGCACGCCGAACAAGCCGGTGGGTACGGTGTGGCTGGCCTGGGGCGTGGGCGATGCGATTTACAGCGAGGTTCAACACTTCCCTGGCAACCGCGACGAAGTCCGCCGACAAACGGTGAAGGCCGCGCTGGAGGGGCTTGTGCGACTAGCGGCACGAGAAATCGAAAATCAGGGGTAGGCGATCTTCGAACGCTGTGGAATAATACTGGCTACTTATACAGGTGTTGGCCGTCAGGCCTTATTGATTACGTGAGGACTTTAATGGACGACAACAAGAAGAAAGCCTTGGCTGCGGCCCTGGGTCAGATCGAACGTCAATTCGGCAAGGGTGCCGTAATGCGTATGGGCGATCAAGACCGTCAGGCGATCCCATCCATCTCTACTGGCTCTCTGGGTCTGGACATTGCACTCGGCATCGGCGGCCTGCCAAAAGGTCGTATCGTTGAAATCTACGGTCCTGAATCCTCC contains:
- a CDS encoding tail fiber assembly protein; its protein translation is MMTILSARQPCWNDVEHTSLNLLVTFEETRESLGEVPFTASPNDPERHGRELFERAAALEYGDIAEPDEEQLKDAMRMKSSALSALASSMIAKLQGDLSTLQDSEALGMATDEEITQLPLTQAKLDLWRKYRVLLSRVESQPAFPRAVDWPPQPD
- a CDS encoding phage tail protein produces the protein MDYPKSVPNIGLVNGRFVDENLASGAPGSLIPAVWGNGVTQEILSVVQAAGLTPDETTNDQLLGALRSPALFLTAAQFDKGRSVATAEFVQRALGNYASARGISAATQLSIADIGCSIGMGGTVTYTVTLPDVASVPDGASIGLHCRNSAPVTVASKSGAQISPQGAYLTSIVMNSGESANFVKESGIWTVYGTASLKYAALFSGMVSNPGYQKHASGNIDQWGTGISNAEGDVYVTFPMTFPKAYFSLVATHTGAMRRWLR
- a CDS encoding phage tail assembly chaperone, which gives rise to MNPFTVLFSASTKGAYVPGINSTDIPDDVIEIPQGYWISLLQQLAVTPKMIGVSEANGYPILVDPPPPSPDAAADAERAWRTAQLAATDGLVARDRDELEDGGGTTLTTEQYTQLQVYRRELRDWPQGSFFPFSEYRPLAPGWLAAAI
- a CDS encoding glycoside hydrolase family 19 protein codes for the protein MQLTEKHLIDIMPNARSQAGVFVSALNAAMARHRIDTPKRIAAFLAQVGHESGQLRYVRELGNNQYLSKYDTGTLALRLGNTPEADGDGQKYRGRGLIQITGRANYRQCSLGLFGDERLLALPELLEQPQWAAESAAWFWAQKGLNELADADQFNTITRRINGGLNGLQDRLEIWGRARAVLCPAPGG
- a CDS encoding lysis protein, producing the protein MSGSWRVIGLLLLVAGAFVAAWQFQDWRYGRQLAEQARLNAETQNQLTQTALSAQQAEQDKRLALEQRLAASEQTHYRALSDAQRDQDRLRDRLATADVRLSVLLDAGDVAHGCAVPATAGTGGVDSATVRARLDPAHAQRIIAITDTGDRGLIALQACQAYVRALAPEHFE
- a CDS encoding CinA family protein is translated as MKETTQLAAELGRRLQMLNAHVTTAESCTGGGIAEAITRIPGSSAWFEAGYVTYSNRQKTRQLTVPGDLFETVGAVSREVVEAMVRGAQQHSLAHFAVAVSGVAGPDGGTPNKPVGTVWLAWGVGDAIYSEVQHFPGNRDEVRRQTVKAALEGLVRLAAREIENQG